A genomic region of Dactylococcopsis salina PCC 8305 contains the following coding sequences:
- a CDS encoding DUF58 domain-containing protein gives MIHWRSSARYGELRVRELELSIGGQYVVICLNSAIALECRKV, from the coding sequence TTGATTCATTGGCGGAGTAGTGCGCGGTATGGAGAATTACGAGTGAGAGAATTAGAATTGTCGATCGGGGGGCAATATGTGGTAATCTGTCTCAACAGCGCGATCGCGCTGGAATGCAGAAAGGTTTGA
- the purF gene encoding amidophosphoribosyltransferase: MSYPTALPVNEPPDKPEEACAVFGVYSPGEDVAKLTYFGLYALQHRGQESAGIATFNPDGVRLHKDMGLVARVFDEESLLQLPGNYAVGHTRYSTTGSSLIANAQPVVVPSRIGSIALAHNGNLVNAPDLKRTLEKDDYELISTTDSEMIAVAIAQELESGKDWLDAAKSAFNRCQGAYSLVIGTPEGLMGVRDPHGIRPLVIGTFGSDSQHYVLASETAGLDIIGADYLRDVEPGEMVWITEKGLASFHWSTKPEPKLCVFEMIYFSRPDSMVNQESLYSYRLRLGQQLAQESYVEADSVIPVPDSGVPAAIGFSHQSGITFEEGLIKNRYVGRTFIQPTQSMREAGIRMKLNPLKDVISGKRIIMVDDSIVRGTTSRKIVQALRDAGATEVHMRISSPPVTHPCFYGIDTDSQDQLIAATKSVDEIAAQIGVDSLAYLSWEGMLKATRENPDHFCSACFTGDYPIEIPDQVKQSKLLLEQNVSS; encoded by the coding sequence ATGTCATATCCCACTGCTCTCCCAGTCAACGAACCCCCAGATAAACCAGAAGAGGCTTGCGCCGTCTTTGGGGTTTATTCCCCAGGCGAGGATGTTGCCAAGTTAACTTACTTTGGACTGTATGCCCTTCAACATCGCGGTCAAGAATCGGCAGGAATCGCCACATTTAATCCTGACGGGGTTCGTCTCCATAAAGATATGGGGCTAGTTGCTCGTGTTTTTGATGAGGAAAGCCTGTTACAGCTTCCAGGTAACTATGCAGTGGGTCACACTCGCTACTCGACAACTGGGTCGAGTCTCATTGCCAATGCTCAACCCGTAGTTGTTCCTAGTCGTATCGGCTCGATCGCGCTTGCACATAATGGGAATCTTGTCAATGCCCCAGACTTAAAAAGAACCCTAGAAAAAGACGATTACGAGTTAATTTCTACCACCGATTCAGAAATGATTGCCGTTGCGATCGCCCAAGAACTAGAATCAGGGAAAGATTGGCTCGACGCGGCAAAAAGTGCCTTTAATCGGTGTCAGGGGGCTTACAGCCTTGTTATCGGGACACCAGAAGGGTTAATGGGCGTTCGTGATCCGCACGGGATTCGTCCCTTAGTTATTGGGACATTTGGTAGTGACTCTCAACATTATGTTCTCGCTTCCGAAACTGCTGGTTTAGACATTATCGGGGCGGATTATTTGCGAGATGTCGAACCTGGCGAGATGGTATGGATTACAGAAAAAGGGTTAGCTTCATTTCACTGGTCAACCAAGCCAGAACCAAAATTATGTGTGTTTGAGATGATTTATTTTTCCCGTCCTGATAGCATGGTCAATCAAGAATCCCTTTACAGCTATCGGCTACGGTTAGGACAACAACTAGCACAAGAATCCTATGTAGAAGCTGATTCTGTGATTCCCGTCCCTGATTCTGGTGTTCCCGCCGCGATCGGGTTTTCTCATCAGTCTGGAATTACCTTTGAAGAAGGCTTAATTAAAAACCGTTATGTGGGACGAACGTTTATCCAACCCACCCAAAGTATGCGCGAAGCAGGGATTCGCATGAAGTTAAATCCGCTAAAAGATGTGATTAGTGGGAAACGGATTATTATGGTGGATGACTCGATCGTTCGAGGAACAACCAGCCGTAAAATTGTCCAGGCGTTACGAGATGCGGGTGCTACAGAAGTTCACATGAGAATTTCCTCCCCTCCTGTCACTCATCCTTGTTTCTATGGTATTGATACCGATAGCCAAGATCAACTGATCGCAGCAACTAAATCAGTGGATGAAATTGCCGCCCAAATTGGCGTTGATTCTTTAGCTTATTTAAGTTGGGAAGGAATGCTCAAAGCAACTCGCGAAAATCCCGATCATTTTTGTTCCGCTTGCTTTACGGGAGATTACCCGATCGAAATTCCTGATCAAGTGAAACAAAGCAAATTACTATTAGAACAAAATGTTTCCAGTTAA
- the recN gene encoding DNA repair protein RecN: protein MLISLKIENFALVDQLELELGAGLNVLTGETGAGKSIILDAIDAALGGKVNSRFIRTGSEKALVEATFSLTPPIQNWLEEQEIDPPDETTVVCSREMTLKPTGLRSRSRINGILVNRQLINEFRRYLVEITAQGQTVALMIPARQRELLDTYGGQSLLAQRKKVASAYETYSKAKQALENRRQTEQERLQRLDWINYQLQELQAAQLDTATELEEKEQEHDRLLHAVELQQLSYQVYQTLYQRDDETAAGTDILTEAENTLAEMVQYDSQLTPILDMVKNAMTQIVEAGQQIYAYGEGLESDPDRLAEVEDRIRTLKQICRKYGPDLKAAIEHQAHLESELDRLNDNEQSLDTLEEQANTAYQTLIESCDLLSKQRQDAATRLEKQLISELKPLAMAKVQFYCTLTPITPSAQGAEQVNYYFSPNPGEAPKPLSETASGGEMSRFLLALKACFSSTEQKLQTLVFDEIDTGVSGRVANAIGQKLRRIAQLQQVLCVTHQPLVAALADFHFRVEKQFSSSRTTVSVIRLNDADTRRNELAQLAGGDNDENAIAFADSLLKQAQTQ from the coding sequence ATGCTAATTTCCCTCAAAATCGAGAATTTTGCTTTAGTGGATCAATTGGAACTGGAATTAGGCGCTGGATTAAATGTTCTCACGGGGGAAACAGGGGCGGGAAAATCCATCATTTTAGACGCGATCGATGCGGCTTTGGGGGGGAAGGTGAACAGCCGTTTCATTCGCACAGGAAGCGAAAAAGCCTTGGTCGAGGCGACATTTTCCCTCACTCCTCCGATTCAAAATTGGTTGGAAGAGCAAGAAATTGATCCCCCCGATGAAACCACCGTTGTTTGTAGCCGAGAAATGACCCTTAAACCGACTGGGCTTAGATCGCGATCGCGCATTAATGGTATTTTAGTCAATCGCCAACTGATTAACGAATTTCGTCGTTATCTAGTGGAAATTACCGCCCAAGGTCAAACGGTGGCGTTAATGATTCCAGCGCGACAACGGGAACTTCTCGACACCTATGGCGGACAATCCTTATTAGCGCAACGAAAAAAAGTCGCCTCTGCTTACGAAACTTATAGCAAAGCCAAGCAAGCTTTAGAAAATCGTCGGCAAACGGAACAAGAACGATTACAACGGTTAGATTGGATTAATTACCAGTTACAAGAACTGCAAGCCGCGCAATTAGACACAGCGACGGAATTAGAAGAGAAAGAACAAGAGCACGATCGATTACTCCATGCGGTAGAATTGCAACAACTGAGTTACCAGGTTTATCAAACCTTATACCAGCGAGATGACGAAACTGCAGCCGGAACCGACATTCTCACGGAAGCGGAAAATACTCTCGCAGAAATGGTACAGTATGACTCACAACTAACACCAATTTTGGACATGGTAAAAAATGCCATGACTCAAATTGTAGAAGCGGGACAACAAATTTATGCTTACGGGGAAGGCTTAGAATCAGACCCCGATCGACTCGCAGAAGTAGAAGACCGCATTCGTACCCTAAAACAAATTTGTCGGAAATATGGCCCTGATTTAAAAGCCGCGATCGAACATCAAGCCCATCTCGAAAGCGAACTCGATCGACTCAACGACAACGAACAATCTTTAGACACCCTAGAAGAACAAGCCAACACCGCTTATCAGACTTTAATCGAAAGTTGTGATCTCCTCAGCAAACAGCGACAAGACGCAGCCACTCGACTAGAAAAACAATTGATTAGTGAACTCAAACCCCTCGCCATGGCGAAAGTGCAATTTTACTGTACCCTGACTCCCATCACTCCCAGCGCCCAAGGCGCAGAACAAGTGAATTACTACTTTAGCCCCAATCCAGGAGAAGCACCAAAACCCCTTTCCGAAACCGCATCAGGCGGAGAAATGAGCCGATTTTTACTAGCATTGAAAGCCTGTTTTTCCAGTACCGAACAAAAATTACAAACCCTTGTTTTCGATGAAATCGACACAGGCGTTTCGGGACGAGTTGCCAACGCGATCGGGCAGAAATTACGACGAATTGCCCAACTGCAACAGGTTCTCTGTGTGACCCACCAACCGTTAGTGGCGGCGCTTGCTGATTTCCATTTTCGGGTCGAAAAACAATTTTCCTCCTCTCGAACGACCGTCTCTGTCATCCGATTAAATGATGCAGACACTAGACGAAACGAACTCGCCCAACTCGCTGGCGGTGATAACGATGAAAACGCGATCGCCTTTGCTGACTCCCTATTAAAACAAGCGCAAACCCAATAA
- the purH gene encoding bifunctional phosphoribosylaminoimidazolecarboxamide formyltransferase/IMP cyclohydrolase gives MKRLALISVSDKTGIVDFAQQLVSTFDFEIVSSGGTAKTLMEAGITVTKVSDYTGSPEILGGRVKTLHPRIHGGILARRDRADDQTDMETNQIRPFDLIVVNLYPFVATISKPDVTVTEAIENIDIGGPAMLRAAAKNYQHLTVISNPKRYEAYLEELRHSNGQPSLNFRQTCALETFTLTAEYDQAISAYLAQINEETVTPLPLQFSLMGTQRQALRYGENPHQTATWYQTGSTPTGWAAANQLQGKELSYNNLVDLEAVRRIINEFTEQPTAAILKHTNPCGIASANDLRSAYENAFAGDSVSAFGGIVAVNRTIDESTAIAMTQTFLECVVAPDCSEEARAILAKKSNLRVLISPNLQTEPQEMVKVIAGGFLVQTIDDTPDDSSQWQVVTEKQPTTEQLAEMMFAWKAAKHVKSNAIVVTRKQATIGIGAGQMNRVGAVEIALKQAEEKTEGAILASDGFFPFDDSVRTAAAAGITGIIQPGGSRRDEDSIKAANELGLVMIFTGTRHFLH, from the coding sequence TTGAAGCGGTTAGCCCTCATTAGCGTCTCAGACAAAACAGGAATCGTCGATTTTGCCCAGCAGTTAGTCTCAACCTTTGATTTCGAGATTGTCAGTAGTGGTGGAACTGCTAAAACCTTGATGGAAGCTGGGATTACAGTGACCAAAGTTTCCGACTACACGGGATCACCAGAAATTTTGGGGGGACGAGTAAAAACCCTTCATCCTCGCATTCATGGTGGTATTCTAGCACGGCGCGATCGAGCAGACGATCAAACGGACATGGAAACCAATCAGATTCGTCCTTTTGATTTAATTGTCGTCAATCTTTATCCTTTTGTTGCCACCATCAGTAAACCTGATGTTACCGTTACCGAAGCGATCGAAAATATAGATATAGGTGGCCCGGCGATGTTACGCGCGGCGGCGAAAAACTATCAGCATCTCACCGTCATCTCTAACCCCAAACGCTACGAAGCCTATCTAGAAGAATTACGCCACAGCAATGGACAACCCTCCCTCAATTTCCGTCAAACTTGCGCCTTAGAAACCTTCACCCTTACGGCTGAGTATGACCAAGCCATCAGCGCCTATCTCGCTCAAATTAACGAAGAAACGGTCACTCCCCTACCGCTACAATTTAGTTTAATGGGAACACAACGCCAAGCGCTACGTTACGGAGAAAATCCCCATCAAACTGCTACCTGGTATCAAACGGGAAGCACTCCCACCGGTTGGGCGGCTGCAAACCAACTACAAGGGAAAGAACTCAGTTACAATAATTTAGTGGATTTAGAAGCAGTGCGACGCATTATTAATGAGTTTACCGAGCAACCAACTGCTGCCATTCTTAAACATACCAATCCCTGTGGTATCGCGTCAGCCAATGATTTAAGAAGCGCTTACGAAAATGCCTTCGCTGGTGATTCTGTTTCCGCATTTGGCGGTATTGTTGCTGTTAATCGCACCATTGATGAAAGTACCGCGATCGCAATGACACAAACCTTTTTAGAATGTGTGGTTGCTCCCGATTGTAGCGAAGAAGCGCGAGCTATATTGGCGAAAAAATCAAATCTGCGAGTGCTAATTTCCCCGAACTTGCAAACTGAACCGCAAGAAATGGTTAAAGTGATTGCTGGCGGATTTTTAGTGCAAACGATCGATGATACGCCTGATGATTCTAGTCAGTGGCAAGTTGTGACAGAAAAACAGCCCACAACGGAACAGTTAGCAGAAATGATGTTTGCCTGGAAAGCTGCCAAGCACGTGAAATCAAACGCGATCGTCGTCACACGCAAGCAAGCAACGATCGGCATTGGTGCTGGGCAAATGAACCGTGTTGGTGCGGTGGAAATTGCCCTCAAACAAGCGGAAGAAAAGACAGAAGGGGCAATTTTAGCCAGTGATGGTTTCTTTCCCTTTGATGACTCAGTACGCACCGCGGCGGCGGCTGGTATTACGGGAATCATTCAACCTGGCGGATCACGTCGTGATGAAGATTCAATTAAAGCCGCGAATGAACTGGGTTTAGTGATGATTTTCACTGGAACTCGTCATTTCCTCCACTGA
- the kaiC gene encoding circadian clock protein KaiC — protein MVEQDKQKKEQSIPSIQKLKTMIEGFDEISHGGIPIGRTTLVSGTSGTGKTLLAVQFLYNGITQFDEAGVFVTFEESPADIIINASSFGWDLQSLIEQGKLFILDASPDPEGQEVVGNFDLSALIERIQYAIRKYKAKRVSIDSVTAIFQQYDGVGLIRREIFRLSARLKQIGVSSIMTTEREQEYGAVARFGVEEFVSDNVVIVRNVLEGERRRRTVEILKLRGTTHMKGEYPFTINRDGINIFPLGAMRLTQRSSNERVSSGIKTLDEMCGGGFFKDSIILATGATGTGKTLLVSKFLEEGCLKGERVILFAYEESRAQLSRNAYSWGIDFEELEEKGLLKLLCTYPESAGLEDHLQTIKSEIEDFKPGRIAIDSLSALARGVTENAFRQFVIGVTGYAKQEEITGFFTNTTDQFMGSHSITDSHISTITDTIIMLQYVEIRGEMSRAINVFKMRGSWHDKGIREYIIAEEGPEIKASFRNYERIISGAPTRISADEKSELSRIVQGVRDKSESDETI, from the coding sequence ATGGTTGAGCAAGACAAGCAAAAAAAAGAGCAATCAATACCGAGCATTCAAAAACTAAAAACCATGATTGAAGGATTCGATGAAATCAGTCATGGTGGCATCCCGATCGGTCGAACAACTTTAGTTAGTGGCACATCAGGAACAGGAAAAACCCTGCTTGCGGTTCAATTTCTTTATAACGGCATTACTCAATTTGATGAAGCAGGAGTCTTTGTCACCTTTGAAGAATCTCCTGCTGATATTATCATTAATGCCTCCAGTTTTGGTTGGGATTTACAATCCTTAATTGAACAAGGAAAACTGTTTATTTTAGATGCGTCTCCTGATCCAGAAGGTCAAGAAGTAGTTGGAAATTTTGATCTTTCCGCACTGATTGAGCGCATTCAATACGCAATTCGGAAATACAAAGCGAAACGAGTTTCTATTGATTCAGTAACAGCAATTTTTCAACAATATGACGGTGTGGGATTAATTCGGAGAGAAATTTTCCGCTTATCCGCGCGTTTAAAACAAATCGGTGTCAGTTCCATTATGACAACAGAAAGGGAACAAGAATATGGCGCTGTAGCGCGGTTTGGTGTGGAAGAATTTGTTTCTGATAATGTTGTTATTGTTCGCAATGTTTTAGAAGGAGAACGTCGTCGCCGCACCGTAGAAATTTTAAAATTACGGGGAACAACGCACATGAAAGGAGAATATCCATTTACGATTAATCGTGATGGGATTAATATCTTTCCTCTCGGTGCGATGCGCTTAACTCAACGCTCTTCTAATGAGCGAGTTTCTTCTGGAATTAAAACCCTTGATGAAATGTGTGGAGGCGGATTTTTTAAAGATTCAATTATTTTAGCCACTGGCGCAACGGGAACAGGAAAAACCCTTTTAGTCAGTAAATTTTTAGAAGAGGGATGTTTAAAAGGAGAACGAGTGATTTTATTTGCTTATGAAGAATCCCGCGCTCAATTATCTCGGAATGCTTACTCATGGGGAATTGATTTTGAAGAGTTAGAAGAAAAGGGTTTATTAAAGTTACTATGTACTTATCCCGAATCAGCAGGATTAGAAGATCATTTACAAACAATTAAATCAGAAATTGAAGATTTCAAGCCTGGACGAATTGCCATTGATTCTCTTTCAGCTTTAGCAAGAGGTGTCACCGAAAATGCGTTTCGTCAGTTTGTTATTGGGGTAACGGGTTACGCGAAACAAGAAGAAATTACAGGCTTTTTTACCAATACAACGGACCAATTCATGGGGTCACACTCAATTACAGATTCTCATATTTCAACAATTACGGACACAATTATCATGTTGCAATATGTAGAAATTCGGGGAGAAATGTCACGAGCAATTAATGTCTTTAAAATGCGAGGATCATGGCATGATAAAGGGATTCGGGAATATATTATCGCAGAAGAAGGCCCCGAAATTAAAGCCTCATTCCGTAATTATGAACGGATTATTAGTGGCGCACCAACTCGAATTTCTGCGGATGAAAAATCAGAGTTATCTCGTATTGTACAAGGAGTACGAGACAAATCAGAATCAGACGAAACCATTTAA
- the kaiB gene encoding circadian clock protein KaiB has translation MNTSSKRTYVLKLYVAGNTPESVRALNTLKGILEKDFQGVYALKVIDVLKNPQLAEEDKILATPTLAKVLPPPVRKIIGDLSDREKVLIGLDLLYEEIGDSQEEEFPE, from the coding sequence ATGAATACCTCCTCGAAAAGAACTTATGTTTTAAAACTCTATGTTGCTGGCAATACTCCCGAATCGGTTCGCGCTCTTAATACCCTAAAAGGAATTTTAGAAAAAGATTTTCAAGGAGTTTACGCCTTAAAAGTAATTGATGTTCTGAAAAATCCGCAGTTAGCAGAAGAAGACAAAATTTTAGCCACCCCAACCCTTGCCAAAGTATTACCGCCTCCCGTGAGAAAAATTATCGGCGATTTATCCGATCGAGAAAAAGTCTTAATTGGTTTAGACTTACTTTATGAAGAAATTGGTGATAGCCAAGAAGAGGAATTTCCCGAATAA
- a CDS encoding circadian clock protein KaiA, whose translation MSAQIFLGLFTVNDDLAQSLQKILSNNHYDLRVFNSSDALWESVWDQTEQIDCLILHQCEGLEEMLTRLKQDGKLLPAVILTSANENQALVYHPAQKYLFLESLSDTSSAIDDAIRDFLQLTPDRKPQAEIEHINEFLTIKQHRLTEKLQERLGYKGVYYKRKPEDFFNNLSSEEKQELLTELTEEYRLILLEYFSNATEVNSRIDQFVTRAFFANLSVSHIMEIHMNLIEQFSQHLKLEGRSDEILLDYRLTLIDIVAHLCEMYRRSLPTKVTR comes from the coding sequence TTGTCTGCTCAAATTTTTCTTGGTTTATTTACGGTCAACGATGATCTTGCACAATCTCTACAAAAGATTTTAAGCAATAATCATTATGATTTGCGCGTTTTTAATTCATCCGATGCTCTCTGGGAGTCCGTATGGGATCAAACTGAGCAGATCGACTGCTTAATTTTACACCAGTGTGAAGGTTTAGAAGAGATGCTGACGCGGTTAAAACAGGACGGTAAACTGTTACCTGCTGTTATTTTAACCTCAGCAAATGAGAATCAGGCTTTAGTTTATCATCCTGCTCAAAAGTATCTTTTCCTTGAAAGTTTATCGGACACTTCTAGCGCGATCGACGACGCAATCAGGGATTTCCTCCAACTGACACCCGATCGAAAGCCACAAGCAGAGATTGAACACATTAATGAATTTTTAACAATTAAGCAACATCGTTTAACAGAAAAACTACAAGAGCGACTTGGGTATAAAGGAGTGTACTATAAACGAAAACCTGAAGATTTTTTTAACAATCTTTCTAGTGAAGAAAAACAAGAATTACTCACCGAATTAACCGAAGAATATCGTTTGATTCTACTCGAATACTTTAGCAATGCAACCGAGGTCAACTCAAGAATTGATCAATTTGTCACCAGAGCCTTTTTCGCTAACCTTTCTGTTTCCCATATTATGGAAATTCACATGAATCTAATCGAACAGTTTTCCCAACACTTAAAACTCGAAGGTCGTAGTGATGAAATTCTTTTAGATTATCGTCTAACTTTAATTGATATTGTCGCTCATCTTTGCGAAATGTATCGACGTTCTCTTCCCACTAAAGTCACTCGATAA
- a CDS encoding ATP-binding protein, whose translation MEGKTPMSTVNPTLEQFIKFVPYCQSQNSLETMLSSFGDYNRDFLVVVNNNNIPLGIISAGTALRAKTDNNYSFHGVTALLSPVSTVSEQLTLQQLLPYLERAATEEKFLVVDARGKLRGELDTESILQVLLRSQKPSPEKNFTSLLDFLDQFPLPLMLQTKEGKLLHKNSSWGEKICTQAENCCLLTPKLSEDVEKQWCNLISSPSVSTSRKVSGKNSRCPLFPLTMKDNLNIPGVWQFTTLNLPNSELGSLWLVLATDISEQRQLCKELAAKNADLVQLNRLKDEFLACITHELKSPLTAIVGLSNLMGEKSIGDLNERQQRYVKQIYQSGRQLMNLVNDLLDLARLETGQLQLHPEVVNVKQVCDRAYEEARQQTPDFAPQFTFNLEPNLETIIADELRLRQMLVHLLANAQKFTAEEGEMGLEVNAWEGWIAFTVWDTGMGIPEASQHLIFQKFQQLEDPMTRQFSGTGLGLVLTQRLAQAHGGDVSFISEEGKGSQFTLLLPPTPAPKPFPSQAHSQQQGGKLVLVVEAVPQYLKEITKQLQELGYRVAIARSGTEALLKARTFQPCTILLNPVLPLLSGWDVLTLIKSHPSSCHLPVVVTGTRGEKEEAMNNGADAFLTLPVAKGSLEDVLLACAAPRSPYRKCLTVLRLHYADLNAPPKRDRITEILSSPPETSPKNVNYRILEADDPEQAELLQRIWHPDVLLLTGDNIPRSFITAISEQDTLPNLPLVCLETESARYAHQTGKLSVYPCLKPITSQHTLWSVLRFAAGISPPPRKTAPYVVVADGKRLNQKVSVSPHRGSEWLNAFVQYLTTAGYRTSLSHSWEEVYQQAENQGADLLLLDLKGTESNAEAIAGLENLRSIEHLPIIAIAPPQQLLQDETLHQLLTEVATKILPNHPQSMLELLRILEEQMGNDNQSVG comes from the coding sequence ATGGAAGGGAAAACTCCCATGTCCACCGTTAATCCGACGTTAGAACAATTTATCAAGTTCGTTCCCTATTGTCAGTCCCAAAATAGTCTGGAAACGATGCTTTCGTCTTTTGGGGATTACAATCGCGACTTTCTGGTTGTTGTTAACAATAATAATATCCCCTTGGGAATCATTTCGGCGGGAACAGCTTTACGAGCCAAAACTGACAATAACTATTCTTTTCATGGGGTAACGGCTTTGTTATCTCCCGTTTCCACTGTATCAGAACAGTTAACCTTACAACAGTTACTTCCCTATTTAGAAAGAGCAGCCACAGAGGAAAAATTTTTAGTGGTGGATGCGAGGGGAAAATTGCGAGGGGAATTAGATACAGAAAGCATTTTACAAGTGCTGTTAAGAAGTCAGAAGCCATCCCCAGAAAAGAATTTTACTTCTTTATTGGATTTTTTAGATCAGTTTCCTCTCCCGTTGATGTTACAGACAAAAGAAGGGAAACTTCTCCATAAAAACAGCAGTTGGGGAGAAAAAATCTGTACACAGGCGGAAAATTGTTGTTTATTAACCCCGAAACTCTCGGAAGACGTAGAGAAGCAATGGTGTAATCTGATTTCTTCACCGTCTGTTTCTACTTCTAGGAAGGTTTCAGGAAAAAATAGTCGTTGTCCATTGTTTCCTCTAACCATGAAAGACAATCTCAATATTCCAGGGGTTTGGCAATTTACAACTCTCAATCTTCCCAATAGTGAGTTGGGTTCTCTCTGGTTGGTTCTGGCAACAGATATTAGCGAACAGAGACAGTTATGTAAAGAGTTGGCGGCGAAAAATGCTGATTTGGTTCAGTTGAATCGTCTTAAGGATGAGTTTTTGGCTTGTATTACCCATGAGTTGAAGAGTCCACTGACAGCAATTGTTGGGTTGTCGAATTTAATGGGGGAAAAAAGCATTGGGGATTTAAATGAACGTCAACAACGGTATGTTAAACAGATTTATCAAAGTGGTCGTCAGTTGATGAATTTGGTGAATGATTTGTTGGATTTGGCGCGTTTGGAAACGGGACAGTTACAATTACATCCAGAGGTGGTGAATGTAAAACAGGTTTGCGATCGAGCCTACGAAGAAGCCAGACAACAAACGCCAGATTTTGCTCCTCAGTTTACGTTCAATTTAGAACCGAATTTAGAAACGATCATTGCGGATGAACTGCGGTTGCGTCAGATGTTGGTTCATTTGCTTGCTAACGCCCAAAAATTTACCGCAGAGGAAGGGGAAATGGGGTTAGAGGTGAACGCATGGGAAGGATGGATTGCGTTTACGGTTTGGGATACAGGAATGGGGATTCCAGAAGCCTCTCAACATTTAATTTTCCAGAAGTTTCAACAGTTAGAAGACCCAATGACGCGACAATTTTCGGGAACAGGGTTAGGATTAGTGTTAACGCAACGATTGGCGCAAGCTCACGGCGGGGATGTGTCTTTTATTTCGGAAGAGGGAAAAGGCTCTCAGTTTACGCTTTTGCTTCCTCCCACACCCGCACCGAAACCGTTTCCATCTCAGGCGCATTCCCAACAGCAAGGGGGAAAACTGGTGTTGGTGGTGGAAGCCGTGCCGCAATATTTGAAGGAAATCACAAAACAATTGCAAGAATTAGGGTATCGGGTCGCGATCGCGCGGTCAGGAACGGAAGCACTGTTAAAAGCTCGCACCTTTCAACCTTGCACTATTTTACTAAATCCTGTGTTACCGCTTCTATCGGGTTGGGATGTCTTGACGTTAATTAAATCTCATCCGAGTAGTTGTCATCTTCCCGTTGTTGTGACTGGAACTCGTGGGGAAAAAGAAGAAGCGATGAACAATGGCGCTGATGCGTTTCTGACGTTACCAGTGGCGAAGGGAAGTCTTGAGGATGTCCTGTTGGCTTGTGCTGCACCGCGTTCCCCTTATCGTAAATGTTTGACGGTTCTCCGTCTTCATTATGCCGATCTGAATGCACCCCCGAAGCGCGATCGGATCACAGAAATTCTCAGTAGCCCCCCAGAAACCAGCCCTAAAAATGTCAATTATCGAATTTTAGAAGCGGATGATCCCGAACAAGCGGAACTATTACAGCGAATTTGGCATCCTGATGTCTTATTACTGACTGGTGACAACATTCCGCGTTCTTTCATTACCGCCATCAGTGAACAAGATACACTCCCCAATTTACCTCTCGTGTGTTTAGAGACGGAAAGCGCTCGATATGCTCACCAAACTGGAAAGTTATCGGTTTATCCTTGTTTAAAGCCGATTACCTCTCAACATACCCTTTGGTCAGTTTTACGGTTTGCGGCGGGTATTAGCCCCCCACCGCGCAAAACAGCGCCTTATGTGGTGGTTGCGGATGGGAAACGGTTAAATCAAAAGGTTTCGGTTTCTCCTCATCGCGGTTCGGAGTGGTTAAATGCTTTTGTTCAGTATCTCACAACCGCAGGTTATCGGACTTCTCTTTCCCATTCTTGGGAGGAAGTCTATCAACAAGCAGAAAATCAGGGAGCAGACCTGTTATTGTTAGACTTGAAAGGGACGGAAAGCAATGCTGAAGCGATCGCAGGATTAGAGAATTTACGCTCGATCGAGCATTTACCCATTATTGCCATTGCTCCCCCACAGCAACTGCTACAGGATGAAACCTTACATCAGCTTCTCACTGAGGTTGCCACTAAAATCTTACCCAATCATCCTCAATCTATGTTAGAACTGCTGAGGATTCTAGAAGAACAAATGGGGAATGATAACCAGTCGGTTGGGTAG
- a CDS encoding type II toxin-antitoxin system RelE family toxin translates to MALYKIEWKQSAKKEIKKLDKTIISKILEAVAVLAENPHPRSSKKLKGTENTYRIRIGNYRVVYSVFPSVLTIEIVKVGHRKSIYR, encoded by the coding sequence ATGGCTCTATATAAAATTGAGTGGAAACAATCTGCTAAAAAAGAGATCAAAAAACTTGATAAGACAATAATATCTAAAATTCTTGAGGCAGTAGCAGTTTTAGCTGAAAATCCACACCCTAGAAGCAGTAAAAAGCTGAAGGGAACTGAGAATACTTACCGTATCAGAATAGGAAATTATAGGGTAGTTTATTCGGTATTTCCCAGCGTCCTAACTATAGAGATTGTTAAAGTTGGACATCGTAAAAGTATTTATCGTTAG